The following proteins are co-located in the Siansivirga zeaxanthinifaciens CC-SAMT-1 genome:
- a CDS encoding Crp/Fnr family transcriptional regulator — MEFDKSILSFLQPELLDEILSESSLQAFPNGTEILKEEQYVKLLPIVVDGLVKVYSRFDEKELLLYYIEPAQSCVMSFYAALKNTPSRVFAETEEDSKILLIPVQYLPNWLKEYPKFNELFYNQFNLRYSELLDTISHLLLDKLDKRLYKHLRRKTELTNKNSIKISHSQLANELGTAREVISRIMKKLETDGMVIQNSGTITITDK, encoded by the coding sequence ATGGAATTTGACAAAAGTATACTCTCATTTTTACAACCTGAATTGCTTGATGAAATTCTTTCAGAATCAAGTCTTCAGGCATTTCCAAATGGAACTGAAATTTTGAAAGAAGAACAATATGTAAAATTACTACCAATAGTTGTTGACGGACTTGTAAAAGTTTATTCAAGATTTGACGAAAAGGAGTTATTACTCTACTATATAGAACCTGCACAAAGTTGTGTGATGTCATTTTATGCTGCACTTAAGAACACGCCAAGCAGAGTATTTGCAGAAACTGAAGAAGATTCAAAAATTCTATTAATTCCAGTTCAATATTTACCCAATTGGTTAAAAGAATATCCTAAATTCAATGAATTGTTTTACAACCAATTTAATTTAAGGTATTCAGAACTTCTTGATACAATTAGTCATTTGCTTTTGGACAAATTGGACAAGCGCTTATACAAACATTTAAGAAGAAAAACAGAATTAACAAATAAAAACTCAATTAAGATTAGTCATAGTCAATTAGCAAATGAATTAGGAACTGCTAGAGAAGTCATTTCAAGGATAATGAAAAAACTTGAAACAGATGGGATGGTTATTCAAAATTCAGGCACTATTACAATTACAGACAAGTAG
- a CDS encoding RecQ family ATP-dependent DNA helicase, producing MSIAKSDLHSALKKYFGFSKFKGLQEAVVESILSKKHTFVIMPTGGGKSLCYQLPALMQEGTAIVVSPLIALMKNQVDAIRGISNEEGVAHVLNSSLNKTEIKRVKEDIVNGVTKLLYVAPESLTKEENVEFLRSVKISFMAIDEAHCISEWGHDFRPEYRNLKTIIARIGDDIPIIGLTATATPKVQEDIIKNLGIAGATTFKASFNRPNLYYEVRPKTKHVDVDIIRFIKQNQGKSGIVYCLSRKRVEELAQVLQVNGIKAVPYHAGLDAKSRSSYQDQFLMEDVDVVVATIAFGMGIDKPDVRFVIHHDIPKSIESYYQETGRAGRDGGEGHCLAYYSYKDIEKLEKFMSGKPVAEQEIGHALLQEVVAFAETSISRRKFILHYFGEEFDNETGEGGDMDDNVRHPKKKHEAQDDVKILLDIIASTNEKYKSKDLVNVIVGKENALINSHKTNEQAFFGKGKDKDNKYWMALLRQVLVSGYLRKDIETYGVIKLTESGKDFIASPTSFMMTEDHVFDGEQEDGTIVAATKPGATVADELLMSLLKDLRKKNAKKLGVPPFVIFQDPSLEDMALKYPITMAELANVHGVGDGKAKKYGKDFIELIAKYVEENDIIRPDDLVVKSTGTNSANKLYIIQNIDRKLPLDDIASSKGMEMAEFIKEMEAIVYSGTKLNIDYWIDEILDEDQQEEIHDYFMEAASDSIVKAIEEFDGDYDDEELRLYRIKFISEVAN from the coding sequence GCCATCGTTGTTTCTCCTTTAATTGCCTTAATGAAAAACCAAGTAGATGCGATACGAGGTATTTCTAATGAAGAGGGTGTTGCGCACGTCTTGAATTCTTCACTCAATAAAACAGAAATTAAGCGAGTAAAAGAAGATATTGTAAACGGTGTAACTAAATTACTTTATGTAGCACCAGAATCGTTAACTAAAGAAGAAAATGTAGAGTTTTTACGTTCGGTTAAAATCTCGTTTATGGCCATTGATGAGGCCCACTGTATTAGTGAATGGGGTCATGATTTTAGACCCGAATACCGCAATTTAAAAACCATTATAGCGCGTATTGGCGATGATATTCCTATTATTGGTTTAACTGCCACTGCGACCCCGAAAGTACAAGAAGATATTATTAAAAACTTAGGTATTGCAGGTGCGACAACCTTTAAAGCCTCTTTTAATAGACCTAATTTATATTACGAAGTTCGACCGAAAACAAAACATGTTGATGTTGATATTATTAGGTTTATAAAACAAAATCAAGGAAAATCGGGTATTGTATATTGTTTAAGTAGAAAACGTGTTGAAGAACTGGCACAGGTACTACAAGTGAATGGTATCAAGGCAGTTCCTTATCATGCGGGATTAGACGCTAAATCCAGATCGAGCTACCAGGATCAATTTCTTATGGAAGATGTCGATGTTGTGGTTGCTACCATAGCCTTTGGTATGGGGATTGATAAACCAGATGTGCGTTTTGTTATTCATCATGACATCCCTAAAAGTATAGAAAGTTATTATCAGGAAACCGGTCGCGCTGGTCGCGATGGTGGTGAGGGGCATTGTTTGGCTTATTACTCTTATAAAGATATAGAGAAGTTAGAGAAGTTTATGTCTGGCAAACCTGTGGCCGAACAAGAAATAGGTCATGCCTTGTTGCAAGAAGTCGTAGCTTTTGCAGAAACCTCTATTTCGAGACGTAAATTTATTTTGCATTATTTTGGTGAAGAATTCGATAATGAAACCGGAGAAGGTGGCGATATGGATGATAATGTAAGACATCCTAAAAAGAAGCACGAAGCCCAAGACGATGTTAAAATTTTATTAGACATTATAGCCAGTACCAACGAAAAATACAAGTCTAAAGACCTTGTAAATGTTATAGTTGGTAAAGAAAACGCTCTTATAAATTCACACAAAACCAATGAACAAGCTTTTTTTGGTAAAGGAAAAGATAAAGATAATAAATACTGGATGGCCTTGTTGCGTCAAGTATTGGTTTCTGGGTATTTGAGAAAAGACATAGAAACCTATGGTGTTATTAAGTTAACCGAAAGCGGTAAAGATTTTATAGCCTCACCAACGTCTTTTATGATGACAGAAGACCATGTGTTTGATGGTGAGCAAGAAGATGGAACTATTGTGGCAGCTACTAAACCAGGAGCCACGGTAGCCGATGAGCTGTTAATGAGCTTGCTAAAAGATTTACGCAAGAAAAACGCAAAAAAATTAGGTGTACCACCTTTTGTTATTTTTCAAGACCCTTCATTAGAAGACATGGCTTTAAAATACCCTATAACTATGGCCGAACTGGCTAATGTTCATGGGGTTGGTGATGGTAAGGCAAAAAAATACGGCAAAGATTTTATCGAGCTTATTGCAAAATATGTTGAAGAAAACGATATTATTCGTCCGGATGATCTGGTTGTAAAATCTACAGGAACCAATTCTGCAAACAAATTATATATCATTCAAAACATAGACCGAAAGTTACCGCTGGATGATATCGCCTCTTCAAAAGGTATGGAAATGGCCGAGTTTATTAAAGAAATGGAAGCCATTGTGTATTCGGGTACAAAATTAAATATCGATTATTGGATTGATGAGATTTTAGATGAAGACCAACAGGAAGAAATTCACGATTACTTTATGGAAGCTGCTTCAGACAGCATTGTAAAAGCTATTGAAGAATTTGATGGTGATTATGATGATGAAGAATTACGTCTCTATCGTATTAAGTTTATTAGCGAGGTGGCTAACTAA
- a CDS encoding YgaP family membrane protein: MKKNMGSADRIIRIIIAAIIGVLYFTGTVSGTLGVILLILAGVFVLTSFISFCPLYAPFGISSCPIKENK, translated from the coding sequence ATGAAAAAAAATATGGGTTCAGCAGACAGAATTATCAGAATAATAATCGCTGCAATTATTGGAGTTCTTTATTTTACGGGTACAGTTTCAGGAACTTTAGGTGTAATACTTTTAATACTAGCAGGGGTGTTTGTATTGACCAGTTTCATTAGTTTTTGTCCACTATATGCACCATTTGGAATTAGCTCTTGTCCTATAAAGGAAAATAAATAA
- a CDS encoding peptidylprolyl isomerase, giving the protein MQDGLYAKFNTSKGAILVALEYKKTPGTVGNFVALAEGNLENKVKPQGTPYYNGLKFHRVIPDFMIQGGCPQGTGSGNPGYQFDDEFHPELKHDGPGVLSMANAGPGTNGSQFFITHTETAWLDNKHTVFGKVVEGQDVVDAVAQGDVIESLEIIRVGADAEAYNAVEAFRTFEGSREKRLAEAKAAAEAELDKLAAGFEKTASGLRYQIIQKGSGVKAEKGRQVSVHYKGQLSDGTVFDSSYKRKQPIDFPVGVGQVIPGWDEGIQLLHVGDKARLVIPSHLGYGSRGAGGVIPPDATLIFDVELVSVK; this is encoded by the coding sequence ATGCAAGACGGATTATACGCAAAATTTAATACTAGTAAAGGAGCCATTCTTGTTGCTTTAGAGTATAAAAAAACACCAGGCACAGTAGGTAACTTTGTTGCTTTAGCAGAAGGTAATTTAGAAAATAAAGTAAAACCACAAGGCACGCCTTATTACAATGGTTTAAAATTTCATAGAGTTATTCCAGATTTTATGATTCAAGGGGGGTGTCCGCAAGGAACAGGTTCTGGAAATCCAGGTTACCAGTTTGATGATGAATTCCATCCAGAATTAAAGCACGATGGTCCAGGTGTTTTATCTATGGCCAATGCAGGTCCAGGTACGAATGGTAGTCAATTTTTTATTACCCATACAGAAACCGCATGGTTAGATAACAAACACACTGTTTTTGGTAAAGTTGTTGAAGGACAAGATGTTGTTGATGCAGTAGCACAAGGTGATGTTATTGAATCTTTAGAAATTATTCGCGTAGGTGCCGATGCCGAAGCTTATAATGCGGTTGAAGCTTTTAGAACTTTTGAAGGATCTCGTGAAAAGCGTTTGGCTGAAGCGAAGGCAGCAGCCGAAGCAGAATTAGATAAATTAGCTGCAGGTTTCGAGAAAACGGCAAGTGGGTTACGTTACCAAATCATTCAAAAAGGTTCTGGAGTTAAAGCAGAAAAAGGTAGACAAGTATCGGTACATTATAAAGGACAACTAAGTGATGGTACTGTTTTCGATTCATCATACAAAAGAAAACAACCTATCGATTTTCCAGTAGGCGTGGGGCAAGTAATTCCGGGTTGGGATGAAGGTATTCAGTTATTACACGTTGGAGATAAAGCCCGATTGGTTATTCCAAGTCATTTAGGATATGGTAGTCGTGGTGCTGGTGGTGTTATTCCTCCAGATGCTACACTTATTTTTGATGTTGAATTGGTAAGTGTTAAATAG